In Leucoraja erinacea ecotype New England unplaced genomic scaffold, Leri_hhj_1 Leri_209S, whole genome shotgun sequence, a single window of DNA contains:
- the LOC129716329 gene encoding tubulin alpha-1B chain-like, which translates to MRECISVHVGQAGCQIGNACWELYCLEHGIQPDGQMPSDKTIGAGDDSFNTFFNETGAGKHVPRAVFVDLEPTVIDEVRTGTYRQLFHPEQLITGKEDAANNYARGHCSVGKEIVDLVLDRIRKVADQCTGLQGFLIFHSFGGGTGSGFTSLLMERLSVDYGKKSKLEFAVYPAPQISTAVVEPYNSVLVTHCTLEHSDCAFMVDNEAIYDVCRRNLDIERPTYTNLNRLIAQIVSSITASLRFDGALNVDLTEFQTNLVPYPRIHFPLATYAPLISAEKAYHEQLSVPEITNACFEPANQMVKCDPRQGKYMACCMLYRGDVVPKDVNAAIATIKSKRSIQFVDWCPTGFKVGINYQPPTVVPGGDLAKVQRALCMLSNTTAIAMAWTRLDLKFDKMYAKRAFVHWYVGEGLEEGEFQDAREDMASLEKDYQEVALDSTELARAEEEGEE; encoded by the exons ATG CGCGAGTGTATTTCAGTTCACGTCGGCCAGGCCGGGTGCCAGATTGGCAACGCTTGCTGGGAGCTCTATTGCCTGGAGCACGGGATTCAGCCGGATGGACAGATGCCGAGCGACAAGACCATCGGGGCCGGCGACGACTCCTTCAACACTTTCTTCAACGAAACGGGGGCGGGCAAGCACGTCCCGCGGGCCGTATTCGTCGACTTGGAGCCCACGGTGATCG ATGAGGTGCGGACCGGCACATACCGGCAGCTCTTCCACCCCGAGCAGCTCATCACGGGAAAGGAGGACGCGGCCAATAACTACGCCCGGGGACACTGCTCGGTCGGCAAGGAGATCGTGGACCTGGTGCTAGATCGTATCCGGAAGGTG GCCGACCAGTGCACCGGTCTGCAGGGGTTCCTCATCTTCCACAGTTTCGGTGGCGGCACCGGCTCGGGCTTCACCTCCCTCCTCATGGAGAGACTCTCCGTCGATTACGGCAAGAAATCCAAGCTGGAGTTTGCCGTCTACCCAGCGCCGCAGATCTCCACCGCCGTGGTCGAGCCCTACAACTCGGTGCTGGTCACCCACTGCACCCTGGAGCACTCCGACTGCGCCTTCATGGTTGATAACGAGGCCATTTACGACGTGTGTCGGCGGAACCTGGACATCGAGCGCCCCACCTACACCAACCTCAACCGCCTGATCGCGCAGATCGTGTCGTCTATTACCGCCTCGCTGCGCTTCGACGGCGCCCTCAACGTGGACCTGACTGAGTTCCAAACCAACCTGGTCCCCTACCCGCGCATCCACTTCCCGCTCGCCACCTACGCGCCGCTGATCTCGGCCGAGAAGGCTTACCACGAGCAATTGTCGGTCCCCGAAATCACCAACGCCTGCTTCGAGCCGGCCAACCAGATGGTGAAGTGCGACCCCCGCCAGGGCAAGTACATGGCGTGCTGCATGTTGTACCGTGGGGATGTGGTCCCCAAGGACGTCAACGCCGCCATCGCCACCATCAAGAGCAAGCGCAGCATCCAGTTCGTGGACTGGTGTCCAACCGGGTTCAAG GTGGGCATCAACTACCAGCCCCCGACGGTGGTGCCCGGGGGCGACCTGGCCAAGGTGCAACGCGCTCTCTGCATGCTGAGCAACACCACCGCCATCGCCATGGCCTGGACCCGTCTGGACCTGAAGTTCGACAAGATGTACGCCAAGCGGGCCTTTGTCCACTGGTACGTGGGAGAGGGGCTGGAGGAAGGGGAGTTCCAGGACGCGCGGGAGGACATGGCGTCGCTGGAGAAGGACTACCAAGAGGTGGCCCTGGATTCCACCGAACTTGCAAGagcagaggaggaaggagaggagtag